One Thermodesulfobacteriota bacterium DNA segment encodes these proteins:
- a CDS encoding PfkB family carbohydrate kinase, protein MKLLVVGSIALDTVETPFGREENILGGSASYFSLAASMFTDVCAVAVVGKDFPEEHLDLFRSKGIELNGVKREEGRTFRWEGKYGYDLGDPETLGTHLNVFENFKPVLPEEYRNIEYIFLANIDPELQLSVLEQIRSPKLVACDTMNYWIENKPEALKEVIKRVDILMLNDSETRILAKEPRITHAARTVLDLGPKVLIVKRGEYGALMFSKEGIFWAPSYPLEEVIDPTGAGDSFAGGFMGFIAGQNIADHVGYKTAVVFGSVIASFTVENFSVRRLAQLKRTDVDKRFTAFLQLSRLD, encoded by the coding sequence ATGAAGCTTCTTGTCGTCGGATCAATCGCTCTCGATACCGTGGAGACCCCTTTCGGAAGAGAGGAAAATATACTTGGAGGGTCGGCGTCTTATTTCTCACTCGCGGCGAGCATGTTCACGGACGTCTGCGCCGTCGCGGTAGTAGGAAAGGATTTTCCGGAGGAGCATCTGGACCTCTTCAGGTCGAAGGGGATAGAGCTTAACGGAGTCAAGAGGGAAGAAGGCCGGACGTTCAGGTGGGAAGGGAAATACGGATACGACCTCGGGGACCCGGAGACCCTCGGCACGCACCTGAACGTGTTCGAGAACTTCAAGCCTGTGCTTCCGGAGGAGTACAGGAACATAGAATACATATTCCTCGCCAACATCGACCCCGAGCTCCAGCTGAGCGTACTCGAGCAGATAAGAAGCCCCAAGCTCGTCGCGTGCGACACCATGAACTACTGGATCGAGAACAAGCCCGAGGCGCTCAAGGAAGTGATAAAACGCGTGGACATACTGATGCTGAACGATTCCGAGACGAGGATACTCGCGAAAGAGCCCAGGATCACTCACGCCGCGAGGACGGTCCTCGATCTCGGCCCCAAGGTGCTCATCGTGAAGAGGGGAGAGTACGGAGCGCTGATGTTCTCCAAGGAGGGCATCTTCTGGGCGCCGAGCTACCCGCTCGAGGAAGTGATCGACCCTACAGGGGCGGGGGATTCGTTCGCGGGCGGGTTCATGGGGTTCATAGCCGGACAGAATATCGCCGACCACGTGGGGTACAAGACCGCGGTCGTTTTCGGGAGCGTCATAGCCTCGTTTACCGTCGAGAATTTCAGCGTGAGGAGACTGGCTCAGCTGAAGAGGACCGACGTCGACAAGAGGTTCACCGCGTTCCTTCAGTTATCGAGGCTCGATTGA